A single region of the Winslowiella toletana genome encodes:
- the iolD gene encoding 3D-(3,5/4)-trihydroxycyclohexane-1,2-dione acylhydrolase (decyclizing): MGTIRLTTAQALVRFLDNQYLSVDGVETKFVKGIFAIFGHGNVLGLGQALEQDSGDLVVHQGRNEQGMAHAAIGFAKQKLRRQIIACTSSVGPGAANMITAAGTASANRIPLLLLPGDVFATRQPDPVLQQIEQSYDLSISTNDAFRAVSKYWDRINRPEQLMTACINAMRVLTDPAETGAVTLSLPQDVQGEAWDFPDYFFQKRVHRLDRRLPTLAQLQDALKLLAGKRKPLIICGGGVKYSEAGEALRQFAERHNIPFAETQAGKGTIVSDHPLNVGGVGETGCLAANLLAKEADLVIGVGTRYTDFTTASKWIFQNPEVSFLNINVSNFDSYKLDGVQLVADAREALTALDGRLAAQGFTSGWGEQVSQAQSKLLKETQRVYQVEYSGADFIPEIADGIDREALFAEFNRLTNSFLTQSSVLGTLNEQLPKNAVIVAAAGSLPGDLQRVWRTKDYNSYHVEYGYSCMGYEVNASLGVKLAEPHREVYTLVGDGSFMMLHSELVTSIQEGAKINVVLFDNMTNGCINNLQMEHGMDSFTTEFRFRNAEGGKLNGGFVPVDFAAIAAGYGCKTYRVTTLAELKQALEDARQQTVSTLIDIKVLPKTMVHKYFSWWHVGGAQVSTSDRVDAVAKMLNEHVDQARKY; this comes from the coding sequence ATGGGCACAATCAGATTAACTACCGCACAGGCGCTGGTCAGATTTCTGGATAACCAGTATTTGTCGGTAGACGGTGTGGAAACTAAATTCGTGAAAGGGATTTTCGCCATTTTCGGCCACGGAAATGTGCTCGGTCTGGGTCAGGCGCTGGAGCAGGACAGCGGCGATCTGGTGGTGCATCAGGGGCGCAATGAGCAGGGGATGGCTCATGCGGCAATTGGCTTCGCCAAACAGAAACTGCGCCGTCAAATCATCGCCTGTACCTCATCTGTCGGGCCGGGTGCGGCAAATATGATTACCGCCGCGGGCACTGCCAGCGCTAACCGTATTCCACTGTTACTGCTGCCGGGCGATGTGTTTGCCACGCGCCAGCCCGATCCGGTGCTGCAACAGATTGAGCAGAGTTACGATCTGAGCATCAGCACCAATGATGCCTTCCGTGCGGTCAGCAAATACTGGGATCGTATTAACCGCCCTGAACAGCTGATGACGGCCTGTATTAATGCCATGCGCGTGCTGACCGATCCGGCTGAAACCGGAGCCGTCACTCTTTCGCTGCCGCAGGATGTGCAGGGCGAAGCCTGGGATTTCCCGGACTATTTCTTCCAGAAACGCGTACACCGTCTCGATCGCCGCCTGCCGACGCTGGCCCAGCTGCAGGATGCGCTGAAACTGTTGGCCGGCAAACGCAAGCCGCTGATTATTTGCGGCGGTGGGGTGAAATATTCCGAAGCCGGTGAAGCGCTGCGTCAGTTTGCCGAGCGCCATAATATCCCGTTTGCCGAAACGCAGGCCGGTAAAGGCACCATCGTTTCCGATCATCCACTGAATGTCGGTGGCGTGGGTGAAACCGGTTGTCTGGCGGCCAACCTGCTGGCGAAAGAGGCCGATTTGGTGATTGGCGTTGGCACCCGTTATACCGATTTTACCACCGCATCTAAATGGATCTTCCAGAACCCGGAAGTCAGCTTCCTGAATATTAACGTCAGCAATTTCGACAGTTATAAGCTCGACGGCGTTCAGCTGGTGGCCGATGCGCGTGAAGCGCTGACGGCACTGGACGGTCGCCTGGCCGCGCAGGGCTTTACCAGCGGCTGGGGCGAACAGGTCAGCCAGGCGCAGAGCAAGTTGCTGAAAGAGACCCAGCGTGTTTATCAGGTTGAGTACAGCGGGGCTGATTTTATTCCGGAAATTGCCGATGGCATCGACCGTGAAGCGCTGTTCGCGGAGTTTAATCGTCTGACCAACTCCTTCCTGACGCAGAGCAGCGTCCTCGGCACGCTTAACGAGCAGCTCCCAAAGAATGCGGTGATCGTCGCCGCAGCGGGGAGTTTACCTGGCGATCTGCAACGCGTGTGGCGCACCAAAGATTACAACAGTTACCACGTCGAATATGGCTACTCCTGTATGGGGTATGAAGTCAATGCCTCGCTGGGCGTCAAGCTGGCAGAGCCGCATCGGGAGGTCTACACGCTGGTCGGCGACGGCTCGTTTATGATGCTGCACTCCGAACTGGTGACCTCCATTCAGGAAGGCGCCAAGATCAACGTGGTGCTGTTCGACAATATGACCAACGGCTGCATTAACAATCTGCAGATGGAACACGGCATGGATAGCTTTACCACCGAGTTCCGCTTCCGTAATGCCGAAGGTGGCAAACTGAACGGCGGGTTTGTGCCGGTGGACTTCGCGGCGATTGCGGCTGGATACGGCTGTAAAACTTACCGCGTTACCACACTGGCGGAGCTGAAGCAGGCGCTGGAAGATGCCCGTCAGCAAACCGTTTCAACGCTTATCGATATCAAAGTGCTGCCAAAAACCATGGTGCACAAATACTTCAGCTGGTGGCACGTTGGCGGCGCGCAGGTTTCGACCTCCGATCGCGTTGATGCCGTCGCTAAAATGCTCAACGAACATGTTGATCAGGCGCGTAAGTATTGA
- a CDS encoding Gfo/Idh/MocA family protein, with protein MTLRLGVIGTGAIGQEHIRRCSKVLQGAEVVAVSDINVEGARAALAKLGLNAEVYADGHEVVKSADVDALLVTSWDPTHEEFTLAAIAAGKPVFCEKPLAMSAEGCRRIVDAEIKFGKRLVQVGFMRPYDAGYVALKKVISAGEIGEPLMLHCAHRNPTVPESYTTDMAITNTLIHELDVLRWLTEDDYKSVQVVFPRTTSKSHAKLKDPQIVLFETNKGIRIDVEIFVNCAYGYDIQCEVVGESGIAKLPEPSSVLMRKDAKLSETILTDWKDRFIDAYDVELQAFINDATAGQLKGPSAWDGYAASVAADACIKAQNSGAIEPVELPARPAFYDK; from the coding sequence ATGACGCTACGTTTAGGTGTTATCGGCACAGGTGCCATCGGTCAGGAACATATTCGTCGCTGCAGCAAAGTCCTGCAAGGGGCAGAAGTGGTGGCGGTTTCAGATATTAATGTTGAGGGCGCGCGCGCGGCGCTGGCTAAGCTCGGCCTTAATGCAGAAGTGTATGCCGACGGTCATGAGGTGGTGAAGTCTGCTGACGTTGATGCGCTGCTGGTCACCTCGTGGGATCCGACGCATGAAGAGTTCACGCTGGCCGCGATTGCCGCAGGTAAACCGGTATTTTGTGAAAAACCGCTGGCGATGTCTGCTGAGGGCTGCCGCCGTATTGTTGATGCTGAGATTAAATTCGGTAAGCGTCTGGTTCAGGTTGGCTTTATGCGTCCGTATGACGCCGGCTATGTGGCGCTGAAAAAGGTTATCAGCGCCGGAGAGATTGGCGAGCCGCTGATGCTGCACTGCGCGCACCGTAATCCGACGGTACCGGAAAGCTATACCACCGATATGGCAATTACCAACACCCTGATTCATGAGCTGGATGTGCTGCGCTGGCTGACTGAAGATGACTACAAGTCGGTACAGGTCGTGTTCCCACGTACCACCTCGAAGTCACATGCCAAACTGAAAGATCCGCAAATTGTGCTGTTTGAAACCAACAAAGGTATTCGTATCGACGTCGAAATCTTTGTTAACTGTGCTTACGGCTACGACATCCAGTGCGAAGTGGTGGGTGAAAGCGGAATTGCCAAACTTCCCGAACCTTCGTCAGTGCTGATGCGCAAAGATGCCAAACTGTCTGAAACCATTCTGACCGACTGGAAAGACCGCTTTATTGATGCTTATGACGTTGAACTGCAAGCGTTTATCAATGACGCGACGGCGGGACAGCTAAAAGGTCCATCGGCCTGGGATGGCTACGCCGCGTCAGTCGCAGCGGATGCCTGTATCAAAGCCCAAAACAGCGGTGCCATTGAGCCGGTTGAACTGCCTGCGCGTCCGGCATTCTACGACAAATAA